In Musa acuminata AAA Group cultivar baxijiao chromosome BXJ2-3, Cavendish_Baxijiao_AAA, whole genome shotgun sequence, the following proteins share a genomic window:
- the LOC135606521 gene encoding ABC transporter F family member 2-like produces MKLTRPLSILGNLSRISDCGGILLYLKLEKLQEGQVEKPFERKQLKIRFPERGRSGRTVLMVKNLNFGYGDNLLFEKANLLVERGEKIAIIGPNGCGKSTLLKLIMGFKKPQGGDVLLGEHNVLPNYFKQNQAEALDLEKTVLETVEEATVDWRIDDIKDLLGRCNFKADMLDRKVNYSASARLAFCKFMVKPSTLLVLDEPTNHLDIQSKEVLEEAISEYQGTVITISHDCYFIRQIVNRVVEVKDETLQDYAGDYNYYLEKNLEAREKELEREAELEEKAPKPKAKSKMSKEEREVMKD; encoded by the exons ATGAAACTTACAAGGCCTTTGAGTATATTGGGAAACCTTTCTAGAATCAGTGATTGTGGTGGTATTTTGCTATATTTG AAACTGGAGAAACTTCAAGAAGGACAAGTTGAGAAGCCCTTTGAACGAAAGCAATTAAAGATTAGATTCCCTGAGCGAGGAAGAAGTGGGAGAACTGTCTTAATGGTTAAGAATCTAAATTTTGGATATGGTGATAAT CTGTTGTTTGAAAAGGCAAATCTTTTAGTTGAGAGAGGCGAGAAAATAGCCattattgggccaaatggatgtgGAAAGAGTACTTTACTGAAACTAATTATGGGCTTCAAGAAGCCTCAGGGGGGTGATGTCTTGCTCGGGGAGCATAATGTGTTGCCAAATTATTTCAAACAAAACCAG GCAGAAGCTCTTGATCTGGAGAAAACTGTCCTTGAGACTGTTGAAGAAGCCACAGTGGACTGGAGAATTGATGATATAAAAGATCTCCTTGGTCGTTGTAACTTCAAAGCAGACATGCTTGATAGAAAAG TTAATTATTCAGCTTCT GCGCGACTTGCTTTTTGCAAATTTATGGTGAAGCCATCTACTTTATTAGTTCTGGATGAACCTACCAACCATCTAGATATACAGTCAAAAGAGGTGCTAGAG GAGGCTATATCTGAATACCAAGGCACTGTTATCACCATTTCTCATGATTGTTACTTCATAAGACAGATAGTTAATAGGGTGGTGGAGGTGAAAGATGAAACTCTGCAAGATTATGCAGGCGactacaat TATTATCTGGAGAAGAACCTCGAGGCTAGGGAAAAAGAACTGGAGCGTGAGGCTGAGCTTGAAGAAAAGGCTCCAAAACCAAAAGCCAAGTCTAAGATGTCAAAG GAAGAGAGAGAAGTCATGAAGGATTAA
- the LOC103977194 gene encoding transcription factor ILI6-like, with product MSGRRSRSRQSMSPSITDEQINDLMAKLQAVLPEARLGINHRVSAARVLQETCSYLRSLHREVDDLSERLSELLAMADISGAEAAIIRSLLM from the exons ATGTCCGGTCGAAGGTCTCGATCGAGACAGTCCATGTCGCCGAGCATCACCGACGAACAGATCAACGACCTCATGGCGAAGCTGCAAGCTGTTCTTCCTGAGGCACGCCTGGGGATCAATCATAGG GTGTCGGCAGCCAGGGTGTTGCAGGAGACATGCAGCTACCTCAGAAGCTTGCACCGAGAGGTGGATGACCTGAGCGAGAGGCTCTCGGAGTTGCTTGCCATGGCGGACATCAGCGGTGCTGAAGCCGCGATCATTAGGAGCTTGCTGATGTGA